GCCGGATGCCTCAGCCGGCCCCGGGGCCTCCGCCCGCGCGGCCGGCGAGCAGCGCGGTGTGGACGGCCCAGCCGGCCACCGCGCCGACCGCGTACCAGAGCAGGTCCGGGGGATCGAAGGTGGAGCCGAGCACGAGGCGGGCGAGGGCGCTGCGCCGGGAGAGGTCCGCCGGCACGGAGCTGAGCTGGAGGAACTCGACGGCCCAACTGACGGCCAGCGCGCCGCCGGCGGCCGTCAGGGGCGTCACCCGCGGCGCGAGGGCGACGACGAGCGTGAGCAGCAGGACGGTGTACAGCGCGTCCCCGCCGTACTTGGCCACGTCACCGGCGGCCACGGCCCGGAGCCCGAGCCCCGCGCCGACGGTCAGGACCGCGGCGCCGGCCGCCGCCGTCCGGATCCGCAGCGGGTCGGCGGCGGTGCCGCGGGTCTCCGAGATGCCGGTCACAGGGCCTCATACTGCCGTACGGCCGGACGGCCGTGCGGTCGTCAGGCCGCCTGCGGGGCCGGGACCGCGAAGCGCGGTGACGGGACCTGCGGCAGGGTCCGCTTCGTCAGGCCGGCGAGGGTGGCGCCGGGACCGATGTCGCCCACCGACGCCCGCCGCGCGAACGGGTGCCCGGACGACATCAGCAGCACCCTCGGCTGCGACACCAGCACCGGACCCAGCGTCAGATCCGGCTCGGCCAGCGGGGGTTCGGTGACCTGGAGCTCGACGTCCCCGGTGCGCAGCGGACCGTACCTCAACGACACGCGCCGCCTCGACGCCAACACCGGCGGCCTGCTCGTCGAGCACGGCGCCCGGGCCCTGCTGATCGACGCCGGGTTCGGGCCGCGCGGTACCGGAGGACCCCGCCCACCCCGACCGGGGCGTGGTGCACGGCGGGTCGTTGCCCGGCAACCTGGCCCTGCTCGGCCGGTCGCCCGACGACATCGACACGGTGGCCTTCACCCACCTGCACCGGCGACCACGTCGGCCGGGCCTGCGTCGACCCCCCGCTGTTCACCAGGGCGGCCTTCGTGATCCCCAAGGCCGAGTGGGACCATCGCGACCCCGCGCTCACCGCCCTCGAACCCCGGACGAGGCCGGTGGCCCCCGGCGAGGAGATCTTCCCCGGAGTCCACGCCCTGGCCCTGCCCGGCCACACCGCAGGGCACACCGGCTTCGTGATCGCCTCGCACGGCGCCCGCCTGCTCGCCTTCGGCGACGCCCTGCTCTCCTCGCTCCAGATCCGGCACCCCGAGTGGTCCGCGGTCACCGACGCCGACCCCGCGGGGTCCGGGCGCCGCCGCCGCGGCCTGATCGCCGAGCTCCTGCGCCCGGACACCCTCGGCTTCGGCATCCACTTCGCGGACGTGGTCTTCGGCCGGGTACGGCCACACGGCGCCGGCGACGGCGCGGTCTGGCACCCGCTGTGACCTCAGGCCCCTGGCGCCCGGCCCCGCGCGCCGGGCCCGAGCGGGGCTACAGCGGTTTCACCGCGGAGGCGTGCTGCTGTGGTTCCGCCTGACGGGGCAGCACCGGCTTCGGTTCCCACGCCGCGGTGGTCCGCAGATAGGCGTAGACGACCGAGCCCGTCGCGAGGACGAGGAGCGGTCCGTAGAACCACGGATGCCCGGCCATCTCCAGCGGCAGGTAGCGGTACGACAGCAGGAGCGCGACGAAGACCGTCGTGCCGTACGCGACCAGCCGGATGCCCGACTGCGCCCAGCCGCGGTCGTGCGCGCGCAGGGCTCCTTCGATCGTGAGGGTGAACACCACGCCGGCGAGGATGTCCACGCCGTAGTGGAAGCCGAATCCCAGCGTCGCGGCGAGCGTGGCGACCAGCCAGAACGCACCGGCGTAGCGCAACGTCCGCGGACCCTTTCGGGTGTGGATGAAGATCGCGGTGGCCCATGCCGTGTGCAGGCTGGGCATGCAGTTGCGCGGGGTGACCCCGTCGAACGGCATCGGGTGCGGAGGGCTGATCGGCGGCGGAGTCGTCGGCCACAGATCGGCCACCGCCCACTGCACGCTGGAGTGCGACTCCTGCCACAGGCTGACCGCGGTCCAGTGCTCGGTGCCGTCGCCGTAGGCGAAGATCGGTCCGACCACCGGGAAGATCATGTAGATGCCGGGGCCGAGGAGCCCGATCGCCAGGAACGTGCGCACCAGATGGTGGCGCGGAAAACGGCGTTCGGCCGCGACGTTGCGGAGTTGGTACAGCGCCACGAGGACCGCGGCCACCGGCAGTTGCCCGTAGACGAAGTCGAGGACGTTGAAGCCGATCGCCCCGGTGGCCGTGACGGCGCGGCCCACGAGCCACGACGGGTTGCCCAACGCGTGATCGGCGATCGCCACGTACTGGTCGAGCACCATCGGGCGGGTCGCGGAGGTGATGAGCAGCCAGGTGTCCCCGGTCTTGCGGCCGGCCATCAGCAGCAGGGCCAGCCCGGCGCCCTTCAGCAGCAGGGCGCGGTCACGGCCGGTGCGGCGGGTGAGCGCGACGACCACACAGCCGAGGGTCACCCACAGCGCCCCGTTGCCGAAGGGGTGGCCCTCCGTCACCTTGATGCCGGCCGCCCACCGGACCAGCAGGAAGCCGAGGTCGATGCCGATCGCGGCGCCGACCGCGATGAACCGTTGCCGCCAGTCCACCACCACGAGCATCAACGCCATGCTGGCGTACAGCAGACCGCCTGATTTGGGCGGGAATATCACCTCGCGCGCCTGGCTGGTGATCGGGCCCGGCAGACCGTAGTGCCGCGCGACGATCTCCAGCATGACGAAGAGCCCGAGCGCCGCCACACCGGCCGCCGCCCACAGGACGGCCTTCGGACCCTTTATTCGCGAGAACACCCGTGATGACATAGGTATCAATTGTCTGACCAGTGTGTGAGATGCGGGCTGAACAGGTACTTTTTCGCGCTGGACGGCGTGCCCTTGCGGTAGGGGACGGACAAGGAGGGGCGTTCCTCGCGAGTTCGAACATGTTATCGGAGCGGTGCACGGACTTCGCCGGGTTGTGTTTCGGTCGTCATTTCGGGCGTCATCTTTACGTCCGCCGCCCTCGCCGTAGGCGCGATGCCCCTCGTGCTCGCCGCCGTGACCGGCGGAGCGGCGCAGGCCGTCGCCTCGCGCACCGGCTCCGTGTCCATCTACGGCACGGTCGACGGTCAGCTCCA
The window above is part of the Streptomyces sp. NBC_00425 genome. Proteins encoded here:
- a CDS encoding ribosomal maturation YjgA family protein — its product is MTGISETRGTAADPLRIRTAAAGAAVLTVGAGLGLRAVAAGDVAKYGGDALYTVLLLTLVVALAPRVTPLTAAGGALAVSWAVEFLQLSSVPADLSRRSALARLVLGSTFDPPDLLWYAVGAVAGWAVHTALLAGRAGGGPGAG
- a CDS encoding MBL fold metallo-hydrolase, which gives rise to MIPKAEWDHRDPALTALEPRTRPVAPGEEIFPGVHALALPGHTAGHTGFVIASHGARLLAFGDALLSSLQIRHPEWSAVTDADPAGSGRRRRGLIAELLRPDTLGFGIHFADVVFGRVRPHGAGDGAVWHPL
- a CDS encoding phosphatase PAP2 family protein; its protein translation is MSSRVFSRIKGPKAVLWAAAGVAALGLFVMLEIVARHYGLPGPITSQAREVIFPPKSGGLLYASMALMLVVVDWRQRFIAVGAAIGIDLGFLLVRWAAGIKVTEGHPFGNGALWVTLGCVVVALTRRTGRDRALLLKGAGLALLLMAGRKTGDTWLLITSATRPMVLDQYVAIADHALGNPSWLVGRAVTATGAIGFNVLDFVYGQLPVAAVLVALYQLRNVAAERRFPRHHLVRTFLAIGLLGPGIYMIFPVVGPIFAYGDGTEHWTAVSLWQESHSSVQWAVADLWPTTPPPISPPHPMPFDGVTPRNCMPSLHTAWATAIFIHTRKGPRTLRYAGAFWLVATLAATLGFGFHYGVDILAGVVFTLTIEGALRAHDRGWAQSGIRLVAYGTTVFVALLLSYRYLPLEMAGHPWFYGPLLVLATGSVVYAYLRTTAAWEPKPVLPRQAEPQQHASAVKPL